Proteins co-encoded in one bacterium genomic window:
- a CDS encoding ferrous iron transport protein A: protein MLRLNSAVNGYYRIVRIGLECPEAKRRLTTLGIFVGDIIEVTKSSPGPVIFKKGETSIGIGQGIAMCVSVIPLKLSRGRLI from the coding sequence ATGTTGAGATTAAATAGTGCTGTCAATGGATATTACAGAATAGTAAGAATTGGGTTAGAATGTCCTGAAGCAAAGAGGCGTTTAACCACACTTGGTATTTTTGTTGGAGATATTATAGAAGTAACTAAATCTTCCCCTGGACCTGTAATTTTTAAAAAAGGTGAAACCAGCATAGGTATAGGGCAAGGCATTGCAATGTGTGTATCAGTTATCCCTTTAAAACTTAGCAGAGGACGTTTAATATGA